A region from the Xenopus laevis strain J_2021 chromosome 4S, Xenopus_laevis_v10.1, whole genome shotgun sequence genome encodes:
- the aspn.S gene encoding asporin, producing MKEYVLFYFLALCHAKPFILPPKYMAMTDLMLKDMEDDDDDDDDDNDDDNSLFPFKKNLPARPTPPPFDFFPTCPFGCQCYLKIVQCSDLGLTSIPNKIPYDTRLLDLQNNKIKAIKEKDLQGLTSLSALFLNNNKLYKVHPKAFQSTKKLRRLYLSHNHLTEVPSNLPKSLAELRIHDNKVKKVQKEAFKGIHSLHVLEMSANPLESKGIEPGAFDGLTVFHIRIAEAKLTSIPKDLPKSIYELHLDHNKISAIELKDLLLYKDLQRLGLGHNKIKDVENGSFANIPKVREIHLENNKLRRVPPGLPDLKYLQVLFLHSNNIGKVDVNDFCPTGPKLKKSLYSGISLFKNPVKYWEVQPATFRCTLGRNSVHLGNFRK from the exons ATGAAGGAATATGTGCTTTTTTATTTCCTGGCTTTGTGCCATGCCAAGCCatttattttacctccaaaatACATGGCAATGACTGACCTCATGTTAAAAGATATGGAAGATGATGACGACGATGACGATGATGACAACGATGATGATAATTCATTGTTTCCGTTTAAAAAGAATCTACCAGCTCGACCAACACCACctccatttgatttttttccaactTGTCCATTTGGATGTCAGTGTTACTTAAAAATTGTTCAGTGCTCTGACCTTG GATTGACCTCCATTCCAAATAAAATTCCATATGACACTCGACTGTTAGACcttcaaaacaacaaaataaaggcGATCAAAGAAAAAGATCTACAAGGCCTCACATCCCTTTCG GCTTTGTTTCTCAACAACAATAAACTCTACAAGGTGCATCCAAAGGCATTCCAGTCCACCAAGAAACTGCGACGGTTGTACTTATCACATAATCACCTTACGGAAGTACCATCCAACCTTCCAAAATCATTGGCAGAGCTCAGAATCCATGAcaacaaagttaaaaaagtacaaaaggaAGCATTTAAAGGCATTCATTCATTACATGTTTTAG AAATGAGTGCAAATCCCCTTGAAAGTAAAGGAATAGAACCTGGAGCATTTGATGGACTGACTGTGTTCCACATTAGGATTGCAGAGGCCAAATTAACATCAATCCCTAAAG ATTTGCCAAAATCAATCTATGAACTCCACCTTGACCACAACAAGATTTCAGCAATTGAACTTAAGGATTTGTTACTATACAAAGACCttcagag ACTTGGTTTaggacataataaaataaaagatgttgaAAACGGAAGTTTTGCTAACATACCAAAGGTACGAGAAATTCACTTGGAGAACAACAAACTTAGGCGAGTGCCCCCTGGACTACCAGATTTAAAATATCTGCAG GTATTGTTTCTTCACTCCAATAATATTGGAAAAGTGGATGTGAATGATTTTTGCCCCACAGGGCCCAAGTTGAAAAAGTCTCTCTACAGTGGTATTAGCCTTTTCAAGAATCCAGTAAAATACTGGGAGGTTCAGCCAGCAACATTCCGCTGCACACTGGGAAGAAACAGTGTCCATCTGGGAAATTTCCGCAAGTAG